The segment GCACGGCGAGCAATCTGCTCATTGACTGCTTCGGGCACAAACTCCTGGTCAAGCCATTGTTGCAGTGCTGTAAACAGCCATTCTTCCTCTTGCTGGGCATTTTGCACTGGCGGTAGCGTGATGGGTGGAACTGGGTTAGCCATGGCAACACGTAAACACGGGTGGGCGGAGTTGTCGTGTAACAATTGCTCTAGAAACCAATCTCTATAATAAAGTGAGGGGGACTGCTAGCTGTTAATGAAACTTAAATTTGACCTAGCGACAATTGTAGAGGGTTATGCAAGGGGCTATTTTTTGATGGCAGAGAATGCCAATGAGGAGTTGAGCTGGTATTCCAGTCGAGAGCGGACGCTGATTCCACTAGATGATCGCTTCCGGTATCCCAAATCCCTACGGCGAGTTTTGAATCAACATCGATTCACAGTGGCTATTGATCGTGACTTTGCCGCTGTGGTGGAAGGGTGTGCTAACCGCGAAAGTACTTGGATTTCTGCTGAGTTGAAGTGCATTTACCGGGAGTTACACCAAGCAGGTATTGCTCACAGCTTTGAGACCTGGCAGAACGATCGCCTTGCAGGGGGCATTCTAGGCATTGTACTGGGGGGAGCTTTCATCGGCGAATCAATGTTTTATGCCATTCCTGATGGGTCAAAGGTGGCGATGGTGAAATTAGTAGAATGGCTGCGATCGCGCCACTT is part of the Cyanobacteriota bacterium genome and harbors:
- the aat gene encoding leucyl/phenylalanyl-tRNA--protein transferase produces the protein MKLKFDLATIVEGYARGYFLMAENANEELSWYSSRERTLIPLDDRFRYPKSLRRVLNQHRFTVAIDRDFAAVVEGCANRESTWISAELKCIYRELHQAGIAHSFETWQNDRLAGGILGIVLGGAFIGESMFYAIPDGSKVAMVKLVEWLRSRHFQLFDAQMMNPHLARFGAYVVSDQDYQYLLQRALMQPCQFT